From the genome of Chroicocephalus ridibundus chromosome 1, bChrRid1.1, whole genome shotgun sequence, one region includes:
- the LOC134514055 gene encoding complement C1q and tumor necrosis factor-related protein 9A-like, translating into MKSWIILLAIVVSTAETQKQDMCTQGYPGIPGNPGHNGIPGRDGRDGSKGDKGDTGKAGLPGSPGKDGANGEKGERGANGTVEEKGNKGDKGERGRPGKLGPKGIIGSVGYKGQKGELGLQGQKGLKGDIGPIGPKGIKGEIGHPGRVGFPGPIGPPGNPGPKGNIGDLGPQGNPGVQGERGLKGDRGDKGNVGAPGVLPRSAFSVGLTTATKFPTPNRPIKFDKVLYNGLNDYNPATGKFTCKYPGAYYFTYHITVYSRNVRVALVKNGIKMLHTVDRYQSGEDQASGATILELQGGDEVWLQAHQGETFNGLFADADDDTTFTGFLLFSTSDPLEPLPLPDK; encoded by the exons ATGAAAAGCTGGATTATACTGCTGGCTATTGTAGTCAGCACAGCAGAAACACAAAAACAGGACATGTGTACCCAAGGGTATCCTGGCATCCCCGGCAATCCTGGGCACAATGGCATACCTGGTCGTGATGGACGTGACGGTTCAAAAGGCGACAAGGGAGATACAG GCAAAGCAGGACTTCCTGGAAGTCCAGGAAAAGATGGTGCAAATGGAGAGAAAGGCGAACGAG GAGCCAACGGGACAGTTGAAGAGAAGGGGAACAAAGGAGATAAAGGAGAAAGAGGACGACCTGGAAAACTGGGACCAAAAGGAATTATAGGGTCAGTGGGTTACAAAGGTCAgaagggagagctggggctgcaaGGGCAAAAGGGGTTAAAAGGAGACATTGGGCCCATAGGTCCAAAAGGGATAAAGGGCGAAATTGGCCACCCTGGAAGAGTTGGCTTCCCAGGGCCAATTGGCCCGCCTGGTAATCCGGGTCCTAAAGGCAATATTGGAGATCTGGGGCCACAGGGTAATCCTGGAGTTCAGGGGGAAagaggcctgaaaggagacagagGAGATAAGGGGAACGTAGGTGCCCCAGGAGTCCTGCCAAGGAGTGCTTTCAGTGTTGGCCTTACAACCGCCACCAAATTTCCCACCCCGAATCGCCCGATCAAGTTTGACAAGGTGCTGTATAATGGTCTGAATGACTACAACCCAGCTACTGGCAAATTCACCTGCAAATACCCTGGCGCTTACTATTTCACCTACCACATCACTGTCTACTCAAGGAACGTCAGAGTAGCTCTAGTTAAAAATGGCATCAAGATGTTGCACACGGTGGATAGGTACCAGAGTGGAGAGGACCAGGCCTCGGGAGCCACCATCCTGGAGCTACAGGGAGGAGACGAGGTCTGGCTGCAGGCTCACCAAGGAGAGACTTTCAATGGGCTGTTTGCAGACGCTGATGATGATACCACCTTCACTGGGTTTCTCCTCTTCAGCACCTCTGACCCGCTGGAGCCACTGCCATTGCCCGACAAGTAA